Below is a window of Polyangiaceae bacterium DNA.
CGGCTTCCCCAAGGAGTCGCCGGCCTGTCCGAACGTCACCACGGGCGCGCCCAACGACGGCGTCGCGCTCGAGGTCGAGGTCCGCGTCCCGACGAACGCTGTCGCGTTCTCTTTCGACTCGAACTTCTACACCTACGAGTGGCCGACCTACGTGTGCAGCCAGTACAACGACTTCTTCCTGGCGCTGATGTCGCCGGTGCCCAGCGGCCTCACCGACGCGAACGTGGTGTACGACTCTGCGGGCAACCTGATCAGCGTGAACTCCGCGCTGCTCGACGTGTGCTCGTGCACGGGCGGTCCGCCATGCACTGCCGGCAGCAAGAGCTACTCTTGCGCGCAGGGTGGGAGCCTGCTCCTGGGCACCGGCTTCGGCAAGGACACCGCCAACGGCGAAGATCACGGCGCCACGGGCTGGCTCGTTACCACCGTGCCGGTGACCGGCGGCTCGACGGTGACCATGCGCTTCACCGTCTACGACTCCGGGGACGGCGTCTACGACTCGACGACGCTGCTCGACAACTGGACCTGGCTCACCTCCGGCGCGCCGACCACGCCGACGACGAAGGCGAAGCCTTAGTCGCGCCGCTCACTTCGGCACGGGGGGGACCTTGACGGTGGTCAGCACCGCGGCGTTCCCTCCCGCCGGGTAGGCGTACGACGAGTAGCAGTCCAGCCCCCACACCGTCATGCCGAACGGCGCCGCGCTGTCCGCGACGTGGCGTCCGTTGGTGCAGGTGCCCACGCCGACTCCGCCCCGCACCAGATCGACGGTGGTGAGCTCGTACTCCCCGCTCGTGCCCACGGGTTTCCAGCCGCTCACCGCGCCGAGGCAGTCCACCTTCACGTCGGCGAAGCCCTTCGGGCCCTTCTTGCGGGCTATCACCAGGTGCGTGGTGAAGTAGGTGGGATCGGTGAAGAACACGTACTTCGACAGGAACTGCGTCGGCGGCAGCATCATGACGATCTCTTCGTCACCGAGCGTGGTCGGCAGGTTGAAGGCCGAGCAGTAGGCTGCGGAGCCGCCGGGCACGCTGCCGCTCGGCACGTTGGCGGTGTCCATCATTTGTGCTGCGGCGAACGGGTGGTCCGCGTCCTGGCTCGTGACCCGGAAGGGCTCCGACGCCAGGAAGTCCGCGACCTGACCTCGGGCCAAGGAGGTGGGCGCTCCGCTCAGCGCCGGATCGAAGCTGAGGGTGGTGCCGTCCACGACGCCGACGAAGCGGTAGCGGATGGGCTCGGGGACGCCGTCCTGGCGGCGGGTGGCGAACGGCGCGCCGACGTACTCGCGGCCGAGGGCCGACACCGCCGAAATCTGCTGATGGGTGGACTCGCCGCCGGGGCCGGGAGTCGGCTGCTGGCGGTAGAAGCGGTTCCCGGTGAAGACCGCGACGGGTTTGTCGGCGAGCACGATGGAGCCCGAGACGTCGGCGGTGCCTTGGGGCAGCTCCCACTGCACGTATTGGCCGGCCGACAGCGTGACGCTCCCTGTGGTGTTCTTGGCGATCGCGCCCACCGAGCCGCCCGCCGGCAGATCGACCGCCGGCAACAGATCGACCTTGGTCCCGTCCTGTTCGGCGAGGATCTGGAGCCACACCGGACCGGCTGGGCTGTGCGTGCCAGGGGGCGTGCCGAGCACCACGTAGTTGACCCCCCAGGCCGAGGTCGGGAACAACAGCTCTGCGCTCGGGAAGTGCGACTGCGCGCCGCCGAACGGCAACACGTCGTACGCGCTCACCGGCACGTCGGAGCCGACCTGGAACGCGGCCTCCGTGCCGGTTCCGTCCAGCATGGTGGACGCGGCGACGGCCGTCGGCACGGGGCACTTCATCGGCACGTTGTTCTCCGGGAAGATGGACGTCGGATCGGCCGACAGGAACAGCACCGCCACCTGATCGGCGGGGATGCCCGTCGCGGGCACCGGCGTCCAGCTCGCCGGCGGCTGTCCGTCCACGGGGATGCGCGCGAAGCTGGTGACGTCGAACGTAGTCCCGGAGCGCGTCACCGTCAGCTTCGCCGGCTTCGGCCAGGCGTTGGCGAGCGCGAGCGCGAAGCAGGGCGGCTTGGTCGTGTAGTAGGCCAGGGGAGTCGGCACCAGGAACTTGCAGCCCAGGTTGCCGTGGCTCGCCGCCGCCGCGGCGCAGGCCTCGACGCACTTGCCGCCGGAGCAACCCTGATCCGCCGGGCAGGTCTCGACGATGTCACCGCTTTCATCCACGACGGAGCGCAGGTCCGCGCTGCAACCGAGGGTTCCGGAGTCCCCGCCGTCGATGATGATGACCGGCCCGTCGCCGCCGGAGTCGCCGGCGCCGCCGCCCCCGCTGCCCCCGCTGCCGCCGCCGCCCAGGCCGGCGTCCTTGCCCGGCGTCGTCCCTTCGGAGTCGCTGCCGCAGGCGCCTGCCAGGACGAATGCCGCACCGATCCCCAACACACCCGAAAGTCGTCGAGCCCGCATGCGCCGAGGCTACGCCTTTTGCCTAGCCGGCGGAACGCCGCAGGGGCAAGACCAGGCGAGCCGTGCTTCGTCAGGACTACATCGGTCGGCTGATCCAGCAGCTCGCCGAGGCGCTGGCCCGTGTCGCGAGGCTCGCCAAGGAGTCGAAGCTCGAGCAGGCGGAGGCGGAGCTCGCGGAGGCCGAGCAGGCTCTGGCCCTGCCGCGGGGCATCGAGCTCTTCGATGCGCGCTCGGCGGCGCTGGTGATCGGGGGAGGGGACAAGGTGGTGCTGGCCGCGCTCCTGCTCGAGCACCGAGCCCTGCTGCTCGAAGCCCGGGGGAATTCGGGCCAGGCCCAGCGGCTCAGGGCGCGGGCGCTCGCGCTGCTCGAGCACGCCAAGCCCAACGAGCTCGGTAAGGAAGCGGCGGAGCTTCGCGCACGGCTCGGCGGATGAGCTATCCTCCGGCGCATGGGGCGCTCCTGGCGGTTGGTTCGGGCTGGCGCTGCTCGCGCCCGCCTGCGGTGGCGACGACTCGAGCGATGGCAGCGGCGGAGCGGCCAGCACCGGCGGCGCTGCGGGGAGCGGAGCCGCCGCGGGCGCCGCGGGCGCCGCGGGCGCGGGTGGCTCGAGCGGCTCCGGCGGTACGCCGAGCGCAGCGAAGCCCTCGCCGGGCTGCAGCGGCGGAGGTCTC
It encodes the following:
- a CDS encoding IgGFc-binding protein, encoding MRARRLSGVLGIGAAFVLAGACGSDSEGTTPGKDAGLGGGGSGGSGGGGAGDSGGDGPVIIIDGGDSGTLGCSADLRSVVDESGDIVETCPADQGCSGGKCVEACAAAAASHGNLGCKFLVPTPLAYYTTKPPCFALALANAWPKPAKLTVTRSGTTFDVTSFARIPVDGQPPASWTPVPATGIPADQVAVLFLSADPTSIFPENNVPMKCPVPTAVAASTMLDGTGTEAAFQVGSDVPVSAYDVLPFGGAQSHFPSAELLFPTSAWGVNYVVLGTPPGTHSPAGPVWLQILAEQDGTKVDLLPAVDLPAGGSVGAIAKNTTGSVTLSAGQYVQWELPQGTADVSGSIVLADKPVAVFTGNRFYRQQPTPGPGGESTHQQISAVSALGREYVGAPFATRRQDGVPEPIRYRFVGVVDGTTLSFDPALSGAPTSLARGQVADFLASEPFRVTSQDADHPFAAAQMMDTANVPSGSVPGGSAAYCSAFNLPTTLGDEEIVMMLPPTQFLSKYVFFTDPTYFTTHLVIARKKGPKGFADVKVDCLGAVSGWKPVGTSGEYELTTVDLVRGGVGVGTCTNGRHVADSAAPFGMTVWGLDCYSSYAYPAGGNAAVLTTVKVPPVPK